Proteins from a genomic interval of Rosa chinensis cultivar Old Blush chromosome 2, RchiOBHm-V2, whole genome shotgun sequence:
- the LOC112188371 gene encoding laccase-15 isoform X1, with protein sequence MHVVLKMKVSRISLHLQLLGLLLAVNGSLHCQAWPARYTFVVENTPYKRLCTTKNILTVNGQFPGPTLYAHKGHTIIVDVFNKGNRNITIHWHGVAQPRYPWSDGPEYITQCPIQPGAKFTQKIIFSKEEGTLWWHAHSEWDRATVHGPIIIYPNKNNNYPFAKPHAEIPIILGEWWKVDVGKLYTQALQTGGEPNASDAYLINGEPGDQYPCSKSETFKVMVDYGKTYLLRLINSGVQEILFFAIANHKVTVVGTDASYTKPFTTDYVTISPGQTIDLLLHANQRPNHYYMAATAYVGGAVPYDNTTTTALLQYTNRGYTPSSTPLFPNLPAHNDTNASVHFSGSLTSLADKNHPIDVPLRITTPLFYTVSVNTFQCPNNSCAGPNGTRLAASINNISFVNPSNDILQAYYYHVNGVFGTRFPSSPPLLFNFTAQNLPLYLQTPKRGTEVKVLEYNATVELVFQGTNLVAGDDHPMHLHGYSFYVVGLGLGNFDKDKDPLKYNLVDPPLQNTIAVPVNGWATIRFKADNPGVWFMHCHLDRHMSWGMDTTFIVKNGRGPEAQILPPPPDMPPC encoded by the exons atgcATGTTGTTTTGAAGATGAAGGTTTCCAGAATTAGCCTGCATCTGCAACTTTTGGGGTTGTTATTGGCTGTTAATGGCTCCCTCCATTGCCAAGCTTGGCCAGCTCGTTACACTTTTGTG GTGGAAAACACTCCATACAAAAGACTCTGCACCACAAAGAACATCTTGACTGTAAATGGCCAGTTTCCGGGACCGACTTTGTATGCTCACAAAGGACACACTATCATCGTCGATGTCTTTAACAAAGGCAATCGTAATATTACTATCCACTG GCATGGTGTTGCGCAACCAAGATATCCATGGTCGGACGGACCTGAGTATATCACACAGTGCCCAATTCAACCGGGAGCCAAGTTCACCCAAAAGATCATTTTCTCAAAGGAAGAAGGCACCCTTTGGTGGCATGCTCACAGTGAGTGGGATCGAGCCACTGTCCACGGTCCCATCATCATATACCCCAACAAGAACAACAATTACCCTTTTGCCAAACCTCATGCAGAAATTCCAATTATATTGG GAGAGTGGTGGAAGGTAGATGTAGGGAAGCTTTACACTCAAGCTCTTCAAACCGGAGGGGAACCTAATGCTTCCGACGCTTACCTCATCAATGGTGAACCTGGCGATCAGTATCCATGCTCTAAATCAG AGACGTTCAAGGTGATGGTTGATTACGGCAAGACCTACCTACTGAGACTAATCAACTCCGGTGTGCAAGAGATTCTGTTTTTCGCCATTGCCAATCACAAAGTCACAGTTGTAGGGACAGATGCTAGCTACACCAAACCTTTCACAACCGATTATGTCACCATCTCACCTGGCCAAACCATTGACCTTTTGCTCCATGCTAATCAGAGGCCTAACCACTATTACATGGCCGCTACAGCCTACGTAGGTGGCGCTGTTCCTTATGATAACACCACCACCACAGCCCTACTACAATACACGAATCGAGGTTACACCCCTTCTTCAACCCCTTTGTTTCCTAATCTTCCTGCTCACAATGACACTAATGCATCAGTTCATTTTAGTGGTAGTCTCACGAGCTTGGCTGATAAAAACCACCCCATTGACGTTCCACTAAGAATTACAACTCCCTTGTTTTATACCGTCTCCGTCAACACGTTCCAGTGCCCCAATAATTCATGCGCCGGGCCTAATGGGACGCGTCTGGCTGCTAGTATAAACAACATtagctttgtgaaccctagcaaTGACATACTACAAGCTTACTATTACCATGTCAACGGGGTATTTGGAACTCGGTTTCCAAGTTCCCCGCCTCTGCTGTTTAACTTTACAGCGCAGAACTTGCCGCTGTACCTTCAGACCCCGAAACGAGGGACAGAGGTGAAGGTACTGGAGTACAACGCAACAGTAGAGCTTGTGTTTCAGGGGACTAATTTGGTGGCAGGGGATGACCATCCAATGCATCTTCATGGTTACAGTTTCTATGTGGTTGGATTGGGGCTTGGGAACTTTGACAAGGATAAGGACCCTTTGAAATATAATCTTGTTGATCCTCCTCTTCAAAACACCATTGCTGTCCCTGTAAATGGGTGGGCTACCATCAGATTCAAGGCTGATAATCCTGGAGTTTGGTTTATGCATTGCCATCTGGATAGGCATATGTCATGGGGGATGGATACGACATTCATAGTGAAAAATGGAAGGGGACCTGAAGCTCAAATCTTACCTCCACCACCAGATATGCCACCTTGCTGA
- the LOC112188371 gene encoding laccase-15 isoform X2, whose product MKVSRISLHLQLLGLLLAVNGSLHCQAWPARYTFVVENTPYKRLCTTKNILTVNGQFPGPTLYAHKGHTIIVDVFNKGNRNITIHWHGVAQPRYPWSDGPEYITQCPIQPGAKFTQKIIFSKEEGTLWWHAHSEWDRATVHGPIIIYPNKNNNYPFAKPHAEIPIILGEWWKVDVGKLYTQALQTGGEPNASDAYLINGEPGDQYPCSKSETFKVMVDYGKTYLLRLINSGVQEILFFAIANHKVTVVGTDASYTKPFTTDYVTISPGQTIDLLLHANQRPNHYYMAATAYVGGAVPYDNTTTTALLQYTNRGYTPSSTPLFPNLPAHNDTNASVHFSGSLTSLADKNHPIDVPLRITTPLFYTVSVNTFQCPNNSCAGPNGTRLAASINNISFVNPSNDILQAYYYHVNGVFGTRFPSSPPLLFNFTAQNLPLYLQTPKRGTEVKVLEYNATVELVFQGTNLVAGDDHPMHLHGYSFYVVGLGLGNFDKDKDPLKYNLVDPPLQNTIAVPVNGWATIRFKADNPGVWFMHCHLDRHMSWGMDTTFIVKNGRGPEAQILPPPPDMPPC is encoded by the exons ATGAAGGTTTCCAGAATTAGCCTGCATCTGCAACTTTTGGGGTTGTTATTGGCTGTTAATGGCTCCCTCCATTGCCAAGCTTGGCCAGCTCGTTACACTTTTGTG GTGGAAAACACTCCATACAAAAGACTCTGCACCACAAAGAACATCTTGACTGTAAATGGCCAGTTTCCGGGACCGACTTTGTATGCTCACAAAGGACACACTATCATCGTCGATGTCTTTAACAAAGGCAATCGTAATATTACTATCCACTG GCATGGTGTTGCGCAACCAAGATATCCATGGTCGGACGGACCTGAGTATATCACACAGTGCCCAATTCAACCGGGAGCCAAGTTCACCCAAAAGATCATTTTCTCAAAGGAAGAAGGCACCCTTTGGTGGCATGCTCACAGTGAGTGGGATCGAGCCACTGTCCACGGTCCCATCATCATATACCCCAACAAGAACAACAATTACCCTTTTGCCAAACCTCATGCAGAAATTCCAATTATATTGG GAGAGTGGTGGAAGGTAGATGTAGGGAAGCTTTACACTCAAGCTCTTCAAACCGGAGGGGAACCTAATGCTTCCGACGCTTACCTCATCAATGGTGAACCTGGCGATCAGTATCCATGCTCTAAATCAG AGACGTTCAAGGTGATGGTTGATTACGGCAAGACCTACCTACTGAGACTAATCAACTCCGGTGTGCAAGAGATTCTGTTTTTCGCCATTGCCAATCACAAAGTCACAGTTGTAGGGACAGATGCTAGCTACACCAAACCTTTCACAACCGATTATGTCACCATCTCACCTGGCCAAACCATTGACCTTTTGCTCCATGCTAATCAGAGGCCTAACCACTATTACATGGCCGCTACAGCCTACGTAGGTGGCGCTGTTCCTTATGATAACACCACCACCACAGCCCTACTACAATACACGAATCGAGGTTACACCCCTTCTTCAACCCCTTTGTTTCCTAATCTTCCTGCTCACAATGACACTAATGCATCAGTTCATTTTAGTGGTAGTCTCACGAGCTTGGCTGATAAAAACCACCCCATTGACGTTCCACTAAGAATTACAACTCCCTTGTTTTATACCGTCTCCGTCAACACGTTCCAGTGCCCCAATAATTCATGCGCCGGGCCTAATGGGACGCGTCTGGCTGCTAGTATAAACAACATtagctttgtgaaccctagcaaTGACATACTACAAGCTTACTATTACCATGTCAACGGGGTATTTGGAACTCGGTTTCCAAGTTCCCCGCCTCTGCTGTTTAACTTTACAGCGCAGAACTTGCCGCTGTACCTTCAGACCCCGAAACGAGGGACAGAGGTGAAGGTACTGGAGTACAACGCAACAGTAGAGCTTGTGTTTCAGGGGACTAATTTGGTGGCAGGGGATGACCATCCAATGCATCTTCATGGTTACAGTTTCTATGTGGTTGGATTGGGGCTTGGGAACTTTGACAAGGATAAGGACCCTTTGAAATATAATCTTGTTGATCCTCCTCTTCAAAACACCATTGCTGTCCCTGTAAATGGGTGGGCTACCATCAGATTCAAGGCTGATAATCCTGGAGTTTGGTTTATGCATTGCCATCTGGATAGGCATATGTCATGGGGGATGGATACGACATTCATAGTGAAAAATGGAAGGGGACCTGAAGCTCAAATCTTACCTCCACCACCAGATATGCCACCTTGCTGA